The following are from one region of the Neurospora crassa OR74A linkage group III, whole genome shotgun sequence genome:
- the rad23 gene encoding rad23-like protein, whose amino-acid sequence MKVTFKDLKQQKFTLEIEPTETISKVKQKISEERGWAPELQKLIYSGKILKDEETVESYKIEEKGFVVCVVNKPKTTAPKPAESSSSAAAPATPAAAAPASTPAPPAAPAASSAAAAAPSTPTPARTAAAPEAAPAAGARDANALAMGEQRAEAIANMEAMGFERSQIDAAMRAAFFNPERAVEYLLNGIPANLQQQTASRQPSAAPAAAPAAAAQAASPAAAGGDDDDQVNLFDLAAQLGNSAGGRGARGAEGAGAEAAGLGNLDFLRNNAQFQQMRQLVQEQPQMLEPILQQLGAGNPQLAQMIAQNSDQFLNLLGEGGEGGSVGIAVTEEERDAIERLTRLGFPQDQAIQAYFACDKDEELAANFLFDQGPEEDDDMPQQ is encoded by the exons ATGAAGGTTACTTTCAAG GACCTCAAACAACAAAAGTTTACGCTCGAGATCGAGCCTACCGAGACT ATTTCCAAGGTCAAGCAGAAGATCTCCGAGGAGAGGGGCTGGGCTCCCGAGCTGCAGAAGCTTATCTACTCCG GTAAGATCTTGAAGGATGAGGAGACCGTCGAGTCGTACAAGATCGAGGAGAAGGGCTTCGTTGTCTGCGTCGTGAACAAG CCCAAGACCACTGCCCCCAAGCCAGccgagtcgtcgtcgtctgccgctgcccccgctacccccgctgccgccgccccgGCCTCAACACCTGCTCCCCCTGCCGCTCCCGCGGCCTCCagcgctgctgccgctgcccctTCGACGCCGACGCCCGCTAGAACCGCTGCGGCTCCTGAGGCGGCCCCAGCTGCCGGTGCTCGCGATGCCAACGCCCTTGCCATGGGCGAGCAGCGCGCCGAGGCCATTGCCAACATGGAGGCTATGGGTTTCGAGCGTTCGCAGATTGACGCTGCTATGCGTGCCGCCTTTTTCAACCCCGAGCGCGCTGTGGAGTATCTCTTGAAC GGTATTCCCGCCAACCTCCAGCAACAAACTGCCTCTCGCCAGCCTTCTGCCGCTCCGgctgctgcccctgctgctgccgctcaGGCGGCTTCCCCCGCTGCtgccggtggtgatgatgacgatcaAGTCAACCTTTTCGACCTTGCCGCTCAGCTCGGCAACAGCGCTGGCGGACGTGGTGCTCGTGGTGCGGAGGGTGCTGGTGCCGAGGCCGCTGGTCTTGGTAACCTCGACTTCCTCCGCAACAACGCGCAATTCCAGCAAATGCGTCAGCTTGTACAGGAGCAGCCCCAGATGCTGGAGCCTATCTTGCAACAGCTCGGTGCCGGCAACCCTCAGCTTGCCCAGATGATCGCCCAGAACTCGGATCAGTTCCTGAACCTCCTTggcgagggtggtgagggtggctCTGTCGGTATTGCTGTCACAGAAGAGGAACGCGATGCCATTGAGCGTCTCACCCGCCTGGGCTTTCCCCAGGACCAGGCCATCCAGGCCTACTTCGCTTGCGACAAGGACGAGGAGCTTGCCGCCAACTTCCTTTTCGATCAAGGAccggaggaagatgacgacaTGCCCCAACAATAA
- a CDS encoding carboxypeptidase A1: MKYLSILTALLGLASATAIRSEARPKRTAYDGYKVLRVAAGDDADKLNKIIADLELETWKGVAKVGGHADVVIPPSKLAAFNAQAEGFETLTMHEDLGVSIANESGFQAYAGTADQTWFNTYHAYADHLTFLRDLVAAHPNQSEIVTSGTSVNGNAITGIRFWGSAGKGVKPAIVFHGTVHAREWITTMVAEYQAYYLLTNYGSDATVKSFVDKYEFYIFPVVNPDGFIYTQTSNRLWRKNRQSNSGSSCVGRDINRNWPAHWSTSGGASTNPCDEAYKGAKQGDAPETTALAAFLNKVKAAQGLKLFIDWHSYSQLFMSPYGYTCSSVPAKNSEYQSLARGAVAAIKSVYGTTFNYGPICTTVYKATGNSVDYAFDVSGAEYAFTLELRDTGANGFILPASQILPSGVEAWAGVKYLLANMK, translated from the exons atgaaGTATCTTTCCATCCTCACCGCCCTCTTGGGCCTTGCCTCCGCCACCGCCATCCGCTCCGAAGCCCGGCCCAAGCGGACTGCCTACGATGGCTACAAGGTCCTCCGTGTCGCCGCCGGTGATGACGCCGACAAGCTGAACAAGATCATCGCCGACCTCGAGCTCGAGACCTGGAAGGGTGTGGCCAAGGTTGGCGGTCACGCCGACGTGGTCATCCCGCCCTCCAAGCTCGCCGCCTTCAACGCCCAGGCCGAGGGCTTCGAGACCCTCACCATGCACGAGGACCTCGGCGTCTCCATCGCCAACGAGTCTGGTTTCCAGGCCTACGCCGGCACGGCTGACCAGACCTGGTTCAACACGTACCACGCCTATGCCGACCACTTGACCTTCCTCAGGGATCTCGTGGCTGCCCACCCCAACCAGTCCGAGATCGTCACCTCTGGCACTTCGGTCAACGGCAACGCCATCACTGGTATCCGTTTCTGGGGTAGCGCCGGCAAGGGCGTCAAGCCCGCCATTGTGTTCCACGGTACCGTGCATGCGCGCGAGTGGATCACTACCATG GTCGCCGAGTACCAAGCCTATTACCTCCTGACCAACTACGGCTCCGACGCCACCGTCAAGTCCTTCGTCGACAAGTACGAGTTCTACATCTTCCCCGTCGTCAACCCGGACGGCTTCATCTACACCCAGACCAGCAACCGTCTCTGGCGCAAGAACCGCCAGTCCAACTCGGGCTCCTCGTGCGTCGGCCGCGACATCAACCGCAACTGGCCCGCCCACTGGTCCACGTCCGGCGGCGCCTCCACCAACCCGTGCGACGAGGCCTACAAGGGCGCCAAGCAGGGCGACGCGCCCGAGACGACGGCGCTCGCTGCGTTCTTGAACAAGGTCAAGGCCGCGCAAGGTCTCAAGTTGTTTATTGACTGGCACTCGTACTCGCAGCTTTTCATGTCTC CCTACGGCTACACCTGCTCCTCCGTCCCCGCCAAAAACTCCGAGTACCAATCCCTCGCCCGCGGCGCCGTGGCCGCCATCAAGTCCGTCTACGGCACCACCTTCAACTACGGACCCATCTGCACCACCGTCTACAAGGCCACGGGCAACTCGGTCGACTACGCGTTCGATGTCAGCGGCGCCGAGTACGCGTTTACGTTGGAGTTGAGGGATACAGGCGCCAATGGATTCATCCTGCCTGCGTCGCAGATTTTGCCGAGTGGCGTGGAGGCGTGGGCGGGAGTCAAGTATTTGTTGGCCAATATGAAGTGA
- the sah-3 gene encoding SAH-3 — translation MSMSDSHESPNLEDLTPEEANRIIHSHRKVRYGTACWPCRQRKVKCDNKSPCENCVKREHPQLCSYKPNKSASGKPSSVSTDLSHSKKRPHSPDAQEGRSLSHEARESIRTYEPEAVEITRYVGQNSIPALLREQTAADEPQDVSFIRQDMRSLLGLDNSAPFPLMSSRHLDRLTSDISHELPSDREVMKLFRTYKEIPQPFWGFVIDIDDLESRLMIYLEDRAKNARATTKTTKPVSASWLAILFAVLAVGSQYHETPYHIRTRDAQKYIQISFHFLRLGNFLLRPNLDSIQAMLMTSFVLLNDMKAEASWALLGLTCRLAQSLGLHRPQVLDGRQSPEIVKREMSRRRLWWTCLWHDTLTSLSFDRSPMTNIACCPIPLSPTAETDGWSYLEAMYHLNQIISQRLNPDATATASYNQILTNCADVESIRDKLFVQLRTKDACKSAMDRLQHYAIRLHTSFIVSVCCRPALQRENNQLEKSQKKYLADKCKENLTETVRMFLAMHQLSVIPTRSWAFTYHGLSSAVLLGILGETKADPEVRQLQGDLISALSATAAKEQTSPQPHIPRSDHDIELSGPLSRALTALKNIYDHGSVVGPAGIKREASISGPASGLRTPLQISQLAGLPPNGYPLYGLGQEQQGRGGGGGAGGGGVQQQLGATGPLDPHQSAALAMAEMQQQNGGQSQLGGTGAEYQGGVPYNMPPLQQPGAAAGAGSGPGGGVMPQDMSQFDPATYMSPMDLYDSIFWESPDPFNTGVDTMNFDFLAHPPPGQPPQQQFYF, via the exons atgtccatgtccgaCTCTCATGAGAGCCCCAACCTCGAGGATCTTACTCCCGAGGAGGCCAACCGCATTATCCATTCCCACCGCAAAGTTCGATATG GTACCGCCTGCTGGCCCTGCAGACAGAGAAAAGTAAAGTGTGACAACAAAAGTCCATGTGAAAACTGCGTCAAGCGGGAACACCCACAGCTCTGTTCCTACAAACCCAACAAGTCAGCATCCGGCAAACCGTCATCTGTTTCCACCGACCTCTCTCACTCCAAGAAGAGGCCGCACTCGCCAGATGCTCAAGAAGGCCGGAGCTTGAGCCATGAGGCCCGCGAATCAATAAGAACATACG AGCCCGAAGCCGTGGAGATCACGCGTTATGTTGGCCAGAATAGCATCCCAGCGCTTCTAAGGGAACAAACCGCAGCCGATGAACCACAGGACGTAAGCTTTATACGCCAAGACATGCGTTCCCTACTGGGGCTCGATAACTCGGCCCCCTTTCCGCTCATGTCCTCCCGCCACTTGGACAGGCTAACGTCCGATATCTCTCATGAACTGCCTTCCGACCGGGAGGTCATGAA ACTTTTCCGAACCTACAAGGAAATTCCCCAACCCTTCTGGGGCTTTGTTATCGACATTGACGACCTCGAGTCTCGGTTGATGATCTACCTTGAAGACAGAGCAAAGAACGCCAGAGCCACTACAAAGACAACAAAACCAGTCTCTGCATCATGGCTCGCCATTCTCTTCGCCGTCCTTGCGGTTGGCTCACAGTACCACGAGACCCCATACCATATCCGAACAAGAGATGCGCAAAAGTACATCCAAATttctttccactttctcAGGCTGGGTAACTTTTTGTTAAG GCCGAACCTGGACTCAATACAAGCCATGTTGATGACGAGCTTTGTATTACTCAATGACATGAAAGCGGAAGCTTCCTGGGCTTTGCTGGGACTTACATGTCGATTGGCACAGTCGCTTGGCCTTCACCGCCCACAGGTTCTTGACGGCCGTCAGTCGCCCGAGATTGTGAAGAGGGAAATGTCTAGGAGGAGACTTTG GTGGACTTGCCTCTGGCACGATACGCTCACTTCGTTATCATTTGACCGATCACCAATGACCAACATCGCTTGTTGTCCTATCCCCCTTTCACCGACTGCCGAGACAGACGGGTGGTCTTATCTCGAAGCAATGTACCATCTAAATCAAATCATATCGCAGCGCCTAAACCCTGATGCAACTGCCACCGCCTCCTACAACCAAATCCTGACCAACTGCGCGGACGTGGAAAGCATACGAGATAAACTCTTTGTACAACTCCGGACCAAAGACGCCTGCAAATCCGCCATGGACCGCCTGCAGCACTACGCCATCAGACTGCACACCTCCTTCATCGTCTCCGTCTGCTGCCGGCCCGCCCTCCAGCGCGAAAACAACCAGCTCGAAAAGTCCCAGAAAAAGTACCTGGCCGACAAATGCAAGGAGAACCTGACGGAAACAGTCCGCATGTTCCTCGCCATGCACCAGCTCTCGGTGATCCCCACGCGCTCCTGGGCCTTTACTTATCACGGCCTGTCGTCGGCCGTTCTGCTGGGGATCCTCGGCGAGACCAAAGCCGACCCCGAAGTACGCCAGCTTCAAGGCGATTTGATTTCGGCCCTGTCCGCCACAGCGGCTAAAGAACAAACGTCGCCGCAGCCGCACATCCCGAGGTCGGATCACGACATTGAGCTCTCGGGCCCGCTGTCGCGCGCGTTGACGGCGCTCAAAAATATCTACGACCATGGATCGGTCGTGGGTCCGGCGGGGATTAAGCGCGAGGCAAGCATTTCCGGCCCGGCGTCGGGATTGAGGACGCCGTTGCAGATCAGCCAGCTTGCGGGGCTACCTCCTAATGGGTATCCGTTATATGGTCTTGGGCAAGAACAgcagggaagaggaggaggaggaggagcaggaggagggggggttcagcagcagctgggAGCGACGGGACCGTTGGATCCGCATCAGAGTGCAGCGTTGGCGATGGCGGagatgcagcagcagaatGGGGGGCAGTCTCAGTTGGGGGGGACGGGGGCGGAGTATCAGGGAGG GGTACCGTACAACATGCCACCACTCCAACAACCGGGTGCCGCTGCCGGCGCCGGTTCGGGCCCTGGTGGAGGTGTAATGCCGCAGGATATGTCGCAGTTTGATCCGGCTACTTATATGTCGCCGATGGATCTTTACGACTCGATCTTTTGGG AATCCCCCGACCCCTTCAACACCGGCGTAGACACGATGAATTTTGACTTTTTAGCCCACCCACCACCTGGCCAACCACCTCAGCAGCAGTTTTATTTTTGA